One part of the Rutidosis leptorrhynchoides isolate AG116_Rl617_1_P2 chromosome 1, CSIRO_AGI_Rlap_v1, whole genome shotgun sequence genome encodes these proteins:
- the LOC139848809 gene encoding leucine-rich repeat receptor protein kinase HPCA1-like: MTISAVTDPNDFSVLLAMKSSWQNLPPNWKGSDPCGSNWEGVNCTNSRVTNLKLDGLGVSTNDIGDIPSLTMLQLLDLSNNKGIKANLPTSIGKLKNLTVLILVGCNFHGPIPDSLGSLSQLLFFYLFRFRGLNNNSFTGSIPPSIGNLSNLSWLDLSDNQLSGPIPVSDGTVSGLDMLHKARHFHLANNKLSGPIPSQLFNSDMNLIHVIINNNQLNGTIPSSIGLVQTLETIRLDSNNLTRTVPQNITSLKAVSELYLSNNKLTGPFPDLSGMTSLSYVDMSNNNFDTSDTPAWFTVLPLTTILMDNTHLQGEIPSDVFQPQLERLVLSNNAINGTLNIGNIYSSELIVDLTNNKISNFTQSSGYNMSLILVNNTVCDVKEARDRFCAAEKPDVPYILPEKACPSVRCRSNKVLSPNCICANPYTGTIYFFSHTFSDLDNTTYFTTLHDVLLSSFKSNQLPVDSISLSDPSIDEFKYLQYKLHIFPSGQDYFTRSAVSSIGTVINRQNISLPYFGPWFFLDDTYCCFPGNKSSNRGIIIGAVVGGFIGVLLITLVTAYAIYQKRKVTKAKQNSPFASWGLDNGSDVGGVPQLKGARSCSFEELRKCSNNFSDENMIGSGGYGKVYKGTLNTGQVVAIKRAQQGSLQGALEFKTEIELLSRIHHKNVVALVGFCYEQGEQMLVYEYISNGTLKDNLSGKSGMRLDWMKRLKLALDSAKGLTYLHELANPPIIHRDVKSVNILLDDHLNAKVADFGLSKPLADESKSYVSTQVKGTLGYMDPEYYMTQQLTEKSDVYSFGVVLLEMLSARSPIHKGKHIVREIKESIEKLGYPNGLYDVLDPSLGSPQRLGGLTNFVNLSMRCVQDAGVDRPKMGEVVREIETVMDLAASSKDSDPSLTFSSQSTAKIGDLYHTYGDSVSDVSTLSSAPFETELRR, translated from the exons ATGACGATTTCTGCAGTGACGGACCCAAATGAtt TTAGTGTGTTATTAGCTATGAAGTCTAGTTGGCAAAATCTACCACCGAATTGGAAGGGTTCAGATCCATGTGGAAGTAATTGGGAAGGAGTTAACTGTACCAATTCTCGAGTAACCAACTT AAAGTTAGATGGCTTAGGGGTAAGTACTAATGACATTGGAGACATTCCATCACTTACAATGTTACAACTTCT AGATCTTTCAAATAACAAAGGTATTAAAGCCAATCTTCCGACATCTATTGGGAAGCTGAAGAACTTAACGGTGTT AATCCTTGTTGGTTGCAATTTTCATGGTCCAATTCCTGATTCATTAGGATCTCTTAGTCAGCTACTATTTTT TTATCTCTTTCGTTTCAGAGGTCTGAATAATAACAGCTTTACTGGATCGATCCCACCATCGATTGGTAATTTAAGTAATCTATCATGGTTGGATTTAAGTGATAACCAGCTTTCGGGACCCATTCCCGTCTCCGATGGAACAGTCTCCGGCCTTGACATGCTACATAAAGCAAGACACTT CCACTTGGCAAATAATAAGTTGTCTGGTCCTATACCATCACAACTTTTTAACTCAGACATGAACCTGATACACGT GATAATCAACAACAACCAATTAAATGGAACAATCCCATCCTCGATTGGACTTGTGCAGACTCTCGAGACCAT ACGGTTGGACtcaaataatttgacaaggacagtTCCTCAGAACATAACAAGCCTCAAAGCCGTCAGTGAGCT GTACTTGTCAAACAACAAGCTGACTGGACCTTTTCCAGATCTCTCTGGCATGACATCCCTCTCCTATGT GGACATGAGCAATAATAATTTCGATACATCAGATACACCTGCATGGTTCACAGTTTTACCATTGACAACAAT ATTGATGGACAATACTCATCTCCAAGGTGAAATCCCATCAGATGTCTTCCAACCGCAGTTGGAGAGACT GGTGCTGAGCAACAATGCTATTAATGGAACCTTGAATATCGGCAACATCTATAGCAGTGAATTGATTGTTGATCTCACAAACAATAAGATTTCTAACTTCACTCAAAGTTCTGGATATAATATGAGCTTAAT TCTTGTTAATAACACAGTTTGTGACGTAAAAGAAGCAAGGGATAGATTTTGTGCAGCCGAAAAGCCCGATGTACCTTATATTTTACCAGAAAAAGCTTGTCCATCTGTTCGTTGCCGTTCAAATAAAGTGCTAAGTCCAAACTGTATATGCGCAAATCCATACACAGGAACCATATATTTTTTCTCACATACCTTTTCGGATCTGGATAACACAACTTATTTTACAACTCTCCATGATGTTTTGTTATCGAGTTTTAAATCCAACCAGCTTCCTGTTGATTCAATTTCTCTATCTGATCCATCTATCGATGAATTTAAATACCTTCAATATAAACTTCACATATTTCCATCTGGTCAAGATTATTTTACTCGTTCAGCAGTCTCTTCGATCGGTACAGTGATCAACCGCCAAAACATTTCGCTCCCATATTTTGGACCATGGTTCTTTCTTGATGATACCTATTGTTGCTTCCCAG GAAACAAGTCATCGAATCGTGGTATCATCATTGGGGCTGTTGTTGGTGGTTTTATCGGTGTATTACTAATAACATTGGTGACAGCTTATGCTATCTATCAGAAAAGAAAAGTAACAAAGGCAAAGCAGAATAGTCCTTTCG CATCTTGGGGTTTAGATAATGGAAGTGATGTGGGCGGCGTTCCTCAACTCAAAGGAGCAAGATCGTGTTCGTTTGAAGAACTTAGAAAATGCAGCAACAATTTCTCAGACGAGAACATGATTGGATCCGGGGGATATGGGAAA GTATATAAAGGGACTCTAAACACAGGTCAAGTAGTGGCAATAAAAAGAGCTCAACAGGGGTCATTGCAGGGTGCTCTTGAATTCAAAactgaaattgaacttctttcgcGAATTCATCATAAGAACGTTGTAGCGCTTGTCGGTTTCTGTTACGAACAAGGTGAACAAATGTTGGTCTATGAGTACATTTCAAATGGCACTCTCAAGGATAATCTTTCAG GCAAGTCGGGAATGAGGTTAGATTGGATGAAGAGGCTTAAGTTAGCTCTTGATTCAGCCAAAGGTTTGACATACTTGCATGAGCTTGCAAACcctcccatcatacatcgggacgTTAAATCGGTAAACATTTTGCTCGATGATCATTTGAATGCCAAGGTTGCTGATTTTGGGTTGTCCAAACCATTAGCAGATGAATCAAAAAGTTATGTCTCTACTCAAGTAAAGGGTACATTG GGTTACATGGATCCTGAATACTACATGACCCAACAATTGACCGAAAAAAGTGATGTATACAGTTTTGGAGTTGTACTATTAGAGATGTTATCCGCAAGATCACCAATACATAAAGGTAAACATATTGTGAGAGAGATTAAAGAATCTATCGAGAAACTAGGATATCCAAATGGGCTCTACGATGTTCTTGATCCGTCTCTTGGTTCACCCCAAAGACTTGGAGGTTTGACCAACTTTGTGAACCTTTCAATGAGGTGTGTCCAAGATGCAGGAGTTGACCGGCCCAAAATGGGAGAAGTTGTGAGAGAGATCGAAACTGTTATGGATCTGGCTGCTTCAAGCAAAGATTCTGATCCATCTTTGACTTTTTCAAGTCAAAGTACAGCGAAAATTGGGGACCTTTATCATACATATGGTGATTCTGTCTCTGATGTCAGCACGTTGTCGTCTGCACCATTTGAAACAGAACTGCGGAGATGA
- the LOC139885630 gene encoding heavy metal-associated isoprenylated plant protein 2-like translates to MVQEIKVKVSMHCEKCRTEVMKAVTKLSNVDNITVDLEKQMLVVIGDVDPVCVATCLRKKKRFAEITSVGPVKTKETVASKKEDDKPAVTNTMYYYNYYNPPYYPGYCF, encoded by the exons ATGGTTCAG GAGATAAAGGTTAAAGTTAGTATGCATTGTGAAAAATGCAGGACAGAAGTTATGAAGGCAGTCACAAAACTATCCAACGTTGATAATATAACGGTGGATTTAGAGAAACAGATGTTAGTTGTAATCGGTGATGTCGATCCTGTATGTGTAGCAACTTGTTTAAGGAAGAAAAAAAGGTTTGCTGAAATTACAAGTGTTGGACCAGTCAAGACCAAAGAAACAGTTGCTTCTAAAAAGGAGGATGATAAACCAGCTGTTACTAATAcgatgtattattataattattataaccctCCTTATTATCCTGGATATTGTTTTTGA